In one window of Mytilus trossulus isolate FHL-02 chromosome 7, PNRI_Mtr1.1.1.hap1, whole genome shotgun sequence DNA:
- the LOC134725338 gene encoding RNA polymerase I-specific transcription initiation factor RRN3-like isoform X2, whose protein sequence is MLKLNWATRESCLIKEYQAFLLNLVSAHTYYLRAGVRMLVKHFMSHLTIVTKTGDSGDKNVEITVDDSLRQKHDLMFVNVHLVLKAITQIVPMTPKVLIPLLGELFPFFNKDVYIQECYVKNLLQITHYLPKMRQKIMEIVIERLLKFDVRSPREEIEELQREEDEDMEDIIFEMDDVSVQKEIVSSVDMLSIVETVPMSHKEGHKLDVLMEITFRYIQNSCYSEGELDWEATKLLYRELLLIFETLILPTHASCHVQFIMFYICSLKQPICEGFLDYLWKKVQDPIAQPVYRQISVCYMGSLLSRGIFVPLSTVKTCLEMMCNWIHKYLDQTGDVTLFADVTHHGPFYAVVQAILYVFVFRNKDIFESCKGLKWAEKLNFQRIVTCRLNPLKFCLPVVVQTFASVARSHQLAFCDTIIERNNRQVLPVACTNGNSDFGGKILDSFFPFDPYILSRSRKYILPLYREFQGSIEEGEDEEENEEDDFITEDIISPSIGKFTIGSLSKTPSDLMEYGVSPGFKHVQDMT, encoded by the exons ATGTTG aaactGAACTGGGCAACTAGAGAATCATGCCTCATAAAAGAATATCAAgcttttttactgaatttagtATCAGCTCACACATACTATCTTAGAGCTGGAGTTAGGATGCTTGTCAAACATTTTATGTCACATCTTA CCATTGTTACTAAGACAGGAGATAGTGGTGATAAAAATGTTGAGATAACAGTTGATGATTCTctgagacagaaacatgatttaATGTTTGTAAATGTCCACCTGGTTCTTAAAGCCATTACACAAATAGTACCTAT gacTCCCAAAGTATTAATACCATTACTGGGTGAGCTGTTTCCATTCTTCAATAAGGATGTTTATATACAGGAATGTTATGTCAAAAATCTCTTGCAGATTACACATTATTTACCAAAGATGAGGCAAAAAATTATGGAAATTGTGATTGAAAGATTACTAAAGTTTGAT GTGAGATCCCCTAGAGAAGAAATAGAAGAATTACAGAGAGAGGAGGATGAAGACATGGAAGACATCATATTTGAAATg gATGATGTCTCAGTACAGAAAGAGATAGTATCGTCAGTAGATATGCTGTCAATAGTAGAAACAGTACCAATGTCACATAAAGAAGGACATAAATTAGATGTTCTAATGGAGATCACATTCAGATATATACAGAATTCATGTTACTCTGAAG GAGAGTTAGACTGGGAAGCTACCAAGTTATTGTACAGAGAATTGTTACTGATATTTGAGACATTAATTTTACCTACCCACGCATCCTGTCATGTTcagtttattatgttttatatttgtagtTTAAAACAG ccaATTTGTGAAGGATTTTTAGATTATTTATGGAAGAAAGTGCAGGATCCTATTGCCCAACCTGTATATAGACAGATATCTGTATGTTATATGGGAAGTCTTCTTTCCAGGGGAATATTTGTCCCACTAAG tACTGTAAAAACATGTTTAGAAATGATGTGTAATTGGATACACAAGTATTTGGACCAGACAGGAGATGTGACCTTATTTGCAGATGTCACACATCATGGGCCATTTTATGCTGTTGTTCAGGCCATactttatgtttttgtatttaggAACAAAGATATATTTGAATCTTGCAAAG gtTTAAAATGGGCAGAAAAATTGAACTTTCAGAGAATAGTTACCTGTCGACTTAACCCATTGAAGTTTTGCCTACCTGTGGTTGTACAGACCTTTGCTTCAGTTGCAAG gAGTCACCAGCTTGCTTTCTGTGATACTATTATAGAAAGAAATAACAGACAAGTACTACCAGTTGCCTGTACCAATGGTAACTCAGATTTTGGAGGGAAAATCCTGGATTCTTTCTTCCCTTTTGATCCTTATATATTAAGCAG gtcaaggaaATATATATTACCATTATACAGAGAGTTTCAAGGTTCTATAGAGGAAGGAGAAGATGAAGAAGAG AATGAAGAAGATGATTTCATTACAGAAGATATTATATCACCTTCAAttggaaagttcacaataggAAGTTTGAGTAAGACACCATCAGATTTAATGGAATATGGAGTGTCACCAGGTTTTAAGCATGTTCAAGATATGACTTGA